The segment aaacactgaaacagcaaaacagcaaaacagtgaaacaacGATACGTGTTCATTGagtgtcagctacgctctgatACACACGGAGTAGCACCACCGGACAACTGGAGTCCCAAGACCAAGGAGTTCCCGCAGTAATAACAGAACCACAAGCGACAAGATAATACCACGTATGTGCTAATAAACCGTATAAAAACCTcttataaacacaacacacattggGCCATTGTTAACAACTgtcaaaacagagtgttttattttgaaaataaataaagttttttttatattgtttctgtgtttgactTAATTTCAGCCTatatgtgtgtagcatgttgaagaacagagtgtaaaaatataATTTCCCCTCaaggattaataaaatatatcttattatgtattatatatatataaatatatatatatatattgttttaagGAGTTTTCAAAGTTttgaagtgtgaaagcactaatgCTGTGGaaaaacaccaagcggataaagctcgttctaaaacgagggtgttgtcttttacccgtggacgtggagttggtccacttcctgttggacaggcaggtgacaaacacctagcttgtgctagcgtgcgttagcttgaaGTGTTGGTTTGTACGTTTGTTTGTCTCTGGTCTGACCCGCACACACTGGGccgtcagtgtgagtgtgtgtgtctgctgtattGGACATGTGTAATATGGTTATAAGGTCACATGAATGCAGACTTAATGAGTGAAATCAGAAATCTGAAGAATCAGGCTCCACTATGTAAACCCTTAGTCAAAGACTGATCTGTAGTGTACTTAACTGTACCTATGCATTTACCAAATAGCATTATGCCAATGATGCCCTAACAAGTTTAGAAAGACtaacgtgtatgtgtgtttacgTGACTCACTGGCAGAGGAGGAGTTTAGTGTGTGCTCTTCAGGGTCCGTCGGCATTGACATGTTGATGTCGAACTTAATGCATGAGTtgttactgaaataaaaacaaaaccagttAGACAGTGCAACCAAAGGACACAACAACCTTCTAGCTCTGCAACTGTCAAGACACATTGATAACTTAATGATATCTGCTCCTCTTATCCCAACATCTCTTATGATCATATCCGGTCGTATCTTGGAAGTTTTTTGCTCAACAACTCTACTTGTTTATCTAGGGTACTAAAACTTTCTGTATTCAAATATTACTGTTCTCCATGTCCCACGAACATATTGATTTCTGCTTGTGTGCTTATATATTCAGACTTTTTCTGGATATCCCACCTTTTGTGTAACatagacattttaaatgtttcaagtGTCTGTGCACACCAGAGAACATACAATTTTTTATGTGGGAATTAGTATGTTGGCAGGACATtgataaaaaatctgaaatcaaGAGCACCATCACTGAAAAGATGAGCACCCCATAGCACCTGCTATTTTTTTCAATCTGGTGCCGCCTCTGATGACAACACAATgcaaaatatatgttttaactCCGAATGTGATGAAGTTGAGAAGGTTTGATAAATTTACATTTAGAGGCTATTAATAAATCTTCAAACAGGGgtactggtggcgcagtggttagtgcgcgcgtcccatatatggaggctgtagtcctcaacgcgggcggcccgagttagggttagggtggcCCGGCCcggcatgtcatttcccactctctctctctccctgatttctatccactgtcctatctctccattaaaggcacaaaaagccaaaaaataaatcttcaaaaaaaattaatcttCAAACAGCAACCAACtaatgttaaaggagcaattagtaactctgacacctaatGTTAAAaaggtagggttagggttgcagtccaaatgaaaacatttgagaGAGCTGTTTCTCACCATCCCCTCCTCCCTAAAGATCCATGCTGTTGCCACGTCATAGACACTGAAGTCTGCTGTCTTTTGAGTATagtatagtaaggtcattttatgaattTAAGCCagtacatatttacatattgttgctttaacctACTTAAACCATTATTTATGTAATCTACTGTGTTGGCACTCACAGGAACATGTTCCGTTCCAAGAACGAGATGGTATTGTTGTCAGGGAGGAGTTTGAGCTCGACGTGGGAGCTGGATACATTTGGCAGCAGGTCCCAGCCTTCCTGATGGTTAGCAACCGACCAGACCAGAACCCAGTCCCCATAAATCTGCGACAAGAGGGGGACAGATCAGGGTCAAACAAATGGTATCTCATAAGTTTTGGAAGTTCTATCACCCAGAGAGGACTTTATGTTCTAAGATTCAAAAATAAGAGATGGTGTGTTGTTTGGGCTAATTTCACCAGATTTAAACTTTAGAAGGGAACTTTACACTTTAGCAGAGTTCTGCATCAGCAAAGTAAActaataaataattaaacaaaaacacaattcataTAGCGGGCTTAGTTAGGTTTAGGGTTatctttattgtcttttaacaCTGTGGACCAAGCTTTATAAGATtgattagggttagggttttaGCCTTCAGCATTAgctgttatttgtttttatcgATTTAAAACCAAAACTCCAGCTTTCAAAGGGGTTAGCCCTTCTGCTAACACTGTAGCCACAACACATAGCCTACAAACCATCATTTGGCTTCTATTGTTCAGTTTTTTGAGCAGTTTATTACCATGTTTACTAAAAGCAAAAATCTGCGTTTAGCGCCTATAGAATTAGCAGATTGATATGATATTTGGACAATTAAtgtacaaattaaaataaaggataGTACAGAAAAGATTACATATGAATAGCATGTAGGTTAAAAAATACTGACAGATGCTACAAAAACATCCCACAACAGTGAGGAAGGTTTGGTCTCAGGCACCAAACAGACCACAACAGACTCACCTTGTGCAGGTCTTTAGCTGGCACGGTTTTGTTGAGACCATCACAGTTTTCCGGCGCTGCGTAGGTGCCGACAGCTGCcacgagcagcagcagcagcagcattgttTTCTTTAGTGAAGTCATGGTGCTCTGAGATGAAAATCAAACCCCCTGGCTCTGTGATCTGTGAGGACAGCAGGAGGTAGGTGGTTTTATAACGAGCCAGGGCCCACG is part of the Labrus mixtus unplaced genomic scaffold, fLabMix1.1 SCAFFOLD_110, whole genome shotgun sequence genome and harbors:
- the LOC132963853 gene encoding saxitoxin and tetrodotoxin-binding protein 1-like, translated to MTSLKKTMLLLLLLVAAVGTYAAPENCDGLNKTVPAKDLHKIYGDWVLVWSVANHQEGWDLLPNVSSSHVELKLLPDNNTISFLERNMFLNNSCIKFDINMSMPTDPEEHTLNSSSAMVETDGVPTVYNENGQAQFFETCEDCLTMMYTGKAEGFLLVYKREGNHQDVEKMKEDHNNHKKLAECMGFPQEIIFTYDGAADFCQKKSSPEVVAEEA